DNA sequence from the Streptomyces canus genome:
CCAACCACGGCCCCGCTACAAGGAGTTAACAAGTGGCACGCGTCAAGCGGGCAGTCAACGCCCACAAGAAGCGCCGGGCGATCCTCGAGGCGGCCTCCGGCTACCGCGGTCAGCGTTCGCGCCTGTACCGCAAGGCCAAGGAGCAGGTCACCCACTCGCTGGTCTACAACTACAACGACCGCAAGAAGCGCAAGGGCGACTTCCGTCGGCTGTGGATCCAGCGCATCAACGCCGCTGCCCGCGCCAACGGCATCACGTACAACCGCTTCATCCAGGGTCTGAACGCGGCGAACATCGAGGTCGACCGCAAGATCCTGGCCGAGCTGGCCGTCAACGACGCGACGGCGTTCGCCGCGCTCGTCGAGGTCGCGCAGAAGGCTCTGCCGGCGGACGTGAACGCGCCCAAGGCCGCGTGACGCCGCGCCGGCCCTAGGCCGACGTGACTGGGTGGACCCGCAGGCAGTGATGCCTGCGGGTCCGCTGTTTCCGGAACACATCCGAAGGTGAAGAGCATGCCCCCCGTCACCCCCGAGCTGATCTCCCCCCGTTCCCCCCGGGTCTCCGCCGCGCGGCGGCTCGCCAAGCGGAACTTCCGGGGGAAGGAGCGGCTGTTCCTGGCCGAGGGACCGCAGGCGGTACGGGAGGCCGCCGGGCACGGTCTGGTGGAGCTGTTCGCCACCGTGGAAGCGGCGGAACGGTACGCCGACATCATCGGAGAGGCCCGGGCCGTCGGGGCCCGTGTGCACCTCGCCGCCGAGGACGTCATCGCCGACATCTCGACGACCGTCACCCCGCAGGGGCTCGTCGGGATCTGCCGCTTCCTCGACACCCCCTTCGAGGAGATCCTCGCCGCCCGGCCCCGACTCGTCGCGGTGCTCGCGAACGTGCGGGACCCCGGCAACGCCGGCACCGTGCTGCGGTGCGCCGACGCGGCCGGTGCCGAGGCCGTCGTCCTGACCGACGCGTCCGTCGATCTCTACAACCCCAAGGCCGTACGGGCCTCCGTGGGCTCCCTCTTCCACCTGCCCGTCGCCGTCGGTGTGCCCGTGGAGGAGGCCGTCGAGGGGCTCAGGCGGGCCGGTGTGCGGATCCTCGCCGCCGACGGGGCCGGGACCGACGACCTCGACGCCGAGCTCGACCAGGGCACGATGGGCGGGCCGACCGCGTGGGTGTTCGGCAACGAGGCCTGGGGGCTCCCGGAGGAGACCCGCTCACTCGCGGACGCCGTGGTGCGCGTCCCGATCCACGGGAAGGCCGAGAGTCTGAACCTCGCCACCGCGGCCGCCGTATGTCTCTATGCGTCAGCCCGTGCACAGCGCGCCCCCGGAGGGTGCCGCTCCGTCACCGAGAACCAGTAGGGTGACCAGCTCGGGGGCCCTGCGCCGTCGGAGAGGTGGGGTACGGGGATGAGTGTCGGCACGAGGAGCGCCCAGGACGTGTCCGAAGCCTGTGCCGGTGGTGCCGCCGAACTCGGCATCGATCCCGACCAGCTGCCCGACGGTCTCGTCGTCGCGGACGAGCAGGGCCGCGTGATCTGCTTCAACGCCGCCGCGGCGCGGATCACCGCCCTCCCCGCCGAGGACGCCCTCGGACAGCGGCTGGAGAAGGCCCTTCCGTTAGAGGACCTCGAGGGACGGCGCTGGTGGCAGCTGACCGATCCGTACGGCGGCCTCGCCATCCGCAGGCGGCAGCCCGAACGGAATCTGCTGCTGCCGGGCGGCCGTGAGGTCCTCGTCTCCGCGCAGTACGTGCGCACCCGGCCGACCGGGCCCGTCCACCGTGTCGTCGTCGCCCTGCGGGACACCGAGGCCCGCCGCCGCACCGAGCGCAGCCACGCCGAGCTGATCGCCACCGTGGCCCATGAGCTCAGGTCCCCGCTCACCTCCGTCAAGGGCTTCACCGCGACTCTCCTGGCCAAGTGGGAGAGGTTCACCGACGACCAGAAACGGCTGATGCTGGAGACCGTCGACGCCGACGCCGACCGGGTCACCCGGCTCATCGCCGAGCTCCTCGACATCTCCCGCATCGACTCCGGGCGCCTGGAGGTCAGGCGCCAGCCCGTCGACATCGGCGCCGCCGTCGGGCGCCACATCCAGGCCTACGTCGCCGCGGGCCTGGCCGCCGACCGGTTCCTGCTCCGCCTCGAGCAGCCGCTGCCCGCCCTGTGGGCCGATCCCGACAAGATCGACCAGGTGCTCAGCAACCTGCTGGAAAATGCGGTGCGGCACGGCGAGGGAACCGTCACCATTGACATCACGCCCACGGAGTCACCCCGCGAAGGGGAGGACACCGGCACGTCGGTCACGGTGAGCGACGAGGGTCCCGGCATCCCGGAGGAGTCCATGAACCGCGTCTTCACCCGCTTCTGGCGGGGCAGCAAGCGCGGTGGCACCGGCCTCGGGCTCTACATCGTCAAGGGCATCGTCGAAGCCCACGGCGGCACCATCACGGTCGGCCGCGGCTCCCAGGGCGGCGCCGAGTTCCGATTTACGTTGCCCGTGAGCGCTCCGGCCTATCTCACCTGAGATCCGCCCGAGCCGCCCGCGGGCGCATTCGTATATCTCCACCCCGTTAGACTCGGCCTTTGGCACCTTTGTGTCCCATGGACGGCCCTCCGAGTGCATCGGTGACGGGGACCTTCAGCCAGCCAATCGGAAGCACGGGAAGAGATGTCGGCACCGAACAAGTCGTACGACCCTGTAGAGGTCGAGGCCCTGAAACCGGAAGAGATCGAGCGCATGCGGGACGAGGCGCTCGCCGCCTTCGCCGTCGCGGACTCCCTCGACGCGCTCCAGGAGGCCAAGGTCGCCCACACCGGGGGCACGTCCCCGCTGGCCCTCGCCAACCGCGAGATCGGCGCCCTGCCCCCGCACGCCAAGGCCGCCGCCGGCAAGCTCGTCGGCCAGGCCCGGGGCGCGGTGAACAAGGCCCTCGCCGGCCGTCAGGCCGAGCTGGAGGCCGAGCGCGACCAGCGCGTGCTGGTCGAGGAGGCGGTGGACGTCACGCTGCCGTACGACCGCGTACCGGCCGGCGCCCGCCACCCGCTCACCACGCTCTCGGAGCGCATCGAGGACGTCTTCGTGGCCATGGGCTACGAGGTCGCCGAGGGCCCGCAGGTCGAGGCCGAGTGGTTCAACTTCGACGCGCTCAACATCGGCCCGGACCACCCGGCCCGCGGCGAGCAGGACACCTTCTTCGTCGAGGCTGCACCTAATAGCGGCTCCGCCGCGGGCTCAGGCGGCACCGAGTCCGGTGTCGTGCTGCGCACCCACACCTCGCCCGTGCAGATCCGCTCGCTGCTGAGCCGTGAGCTGCCGGTGTACGTGATCTGCCCCGGTGTCGTCTACCGCACCGACGAGCTGGACGCCACGCACACCCCGGTCTTCCGCCAGGTAGAGCTGCTGGCCGTCGACGAGGGCCTGACCATGGCCGACCTCAAGGGCACCATGGACCACATGGTCCAGGCCCTGTTCGGCGAGGGCATGAAGACCCGGCTGCGCCCGAACTTCTTCCCCTTCACCGAGCCGTCCGCCGAGATGGACATGGTGTGCTACGTCTGCCGCGGCGAGTCCGTCGGCAACCCCGACCGCCCCTGCCGTACCTGCTCCTCGGAGGGCTGGATCGAGCTGGGCGGCTGCGGAATGGTCAACCCCAAGGTGCTGACCGCCTGTGGCGTCGACCCGCGGAAGTACAGCGGCTTCGCCTTCGGATTCGGCATCGAGCGGATGCTGATGTTCCGCCACAACGTCGAGGACATGCGAGACATGGTCGAGGGTGACGTCCGGTTCACCCGGCCGTTCGGGATGGAGATCTGATGCGGGTCCCGCTTTCTTGGCTGCGGGAGTACGTCGACCTGCCGGCGACCGAAACCGGCCGTGACGTCCAGGCCAAGCTCGTTTCCGCAGGGCTCGAGGTCGAGACCGTCGAGCACCTCGGCGCCGACCTCAAGGGCCCCCTGGTCGTCGGCCAGGTGCTGACCATCGAGGAGCTGGAGGGCTTCAAGAAGCCGATCCGCTTCTGCACGGTCGACGTCGGCCGGGCCAACGGCACCGGCGAGCCGCAGGAGATCGTCTGCGGTGCGCGGAACTTCCAGGTCGGTGACAAGGTCGTCGTCGTGCTGCCCGGCGCGACGCTGCCCGGCGGTTTCTCGATCGCCGCCCGCAAGACCTACGGCAAGACCTCCCACGGCATGATCTGCTCCGGCGACGAGCTGGGCATGGGCGACGACGGCAGCCACGGCATCATCGTGCTGCCGCCGGAGACCGAGGTCGGCAAGGACGCCATCGAGCTCCTGGAGCTGGTCGACGAGGTCCTGGACATCGCCGTCACCGCCAACCGCGGCGACTGCCTGTCCATCCGGGGCGTGGCCCGCGAGGCCGCGATCGCCTACGGCCTGCCGCTGCGCGACCCGGCCCTGCTCGACGTCCCGGGTCCGAACGCCTTCGGCTACCCGGTGCAGGTCTCCGACCCGCTCGGCTGCGACCGCTTCACGGCCCGTACGGTGACCGGCCTCAGCCCCGAGGCCCGCTCCCCGCTCTGGCTCCAGCGCCGGCTCCAGAAGGTCGGCATGCGCCCGATCTCGCTCGCCGTCGACGTCACCAACTACGTGATGATGGAGCTCGGCCAGCCGCTGCACGCCTACGACCGTTCGCTGGTCCAGGGCACCATCGGCGTGCGCCGGGCCGCGGAGGGCGAGCAGATCGTCACCCTCGACGGCGTCGAGCGGAAACTGCACGCCGAGGACCTCGTCATCACGGACGAGCGTGGCCCGATCGGCCTCGCCGGCGTGATGGGCGGCGCCAACACCGAGATCGCCGACCACGCGGAGACCGAAGGCACGACCGACGTCGTCATCGAGGCCGCCCACTTCGACGCGGTCTCCATCGCGCGTACGGCCCGTCGCCACAAGCTGTCCTCCGAGGCGTCCCGGCGCTTCGAGCGCGGTGTCGACCCGCAGGCCGCCGCCGCTGCCGCGCAGCGCACGGTCGACCTGCTGGTGCTGCTCGCGGGCGGCACCGCCGAGGCCGGTGTCACCGAGGTCGTCGCCCCGTCGGCCCCGCACACCATCAGCGTCCCGGCGGACCACCCGGACAAGGTCGCGGGTGTCTCCTACGGCCGCGAGACCGTCGTACGCCGTCTCCAGGAGGTCGGCTGCGACGTGTACGGGCAGGACGAGCTGATCGTCACCGTGCCGTCCTGGCGTCCTGACCTCCAGGAGATCAACGACCTGGCCGAAGAGGTCATCCGGCTGGAGGGCTACGAGAACCTGCCCTCCACGCTGCCCAGGCCGCCGGCCGGCCGCGGCCTGACCCACCGCCAGCGGCTGCACCGCAGGGCCGGGCGGGCGCTCGCCGGTGCCGGGTATGTCGAGGCGCCGAACTACCCCTTCGTCGCCGAGCAGGTCTTCGACCA
Encoded proteins:
- the rplT gene encoding 50S ribosomal protein L20, whose translation is MARVKRAVNAHKKRRAILEAASGYRGQRSRLYRKAKEQVTHSLVYNYNDRKKRKGDFRRLWIQRINAAARANGITYNRFIQGLNAANIEVDRKILAELAVNDATAFAALVEVAQKALPADVNAPKAA
- a CDS encoding sensor histidine kinase yields the protein MSVGTRSAQDVSEACAGGAAELGIDPDQLPDGLVVADEQGRVICFNAAAARITALPAEDALGQRLEKALPLEDLEGRRWWQLTDPYGGLAIRRRQPERNLLLPGGREVLVSAQYVRTRPTGPVHRVVVALRDTEARRRTERSHAELIATVAHELRSPLTSVKGFTATLLAKWERFTDDQKRLMLETVDADADRVTRLIAELLDISRIDSGRLEVRRQPVDIGAAVGRHIQAYVAAGLAADRFLLRLEQPLPALWADPDKIDQVLSNLLENAVRHGEGTVTIDITPTESPREGEDTGTSVTVSDEGPGIPEESMNRVFTRFWRGSKRGGTGLGLYIVKGIVEAHGGTITVGRGSQGGAEFRFTLPVSAPAYLT
- the pheS gene encoding phenylalanine--tRNA ligase subunit alpha translates to MSAPNKSYDPVEVEALKPEEIERMRDEALAAFAVADSLDALQEAKVAHTGGTSPLALANREIGALPPHAKAAAGKLVGQARGAVNKALAGRQAELEAERDQRVLVEEAVDVTLPYDRVPAGARHPLTTLSERIEDVFVAMGYEVAEGPQVEAEWFNFDALNIGPDHPARGEQDTFFVEAAPNSGSAAGSGGTESGVVLRTHTSPVQIRSLLSRELPVYVICPGVVYRTDELDATHTPVFRQVELLAVDEGLTMADLKGTMDHMVQALFGEGMKTRLRPNFFPFTEPSAEMDMVCYVCRGESVGNPDRPCRTCSSEGWIELGGCGMVNPKVLTACGVDPRKYSGFAFGFGIERMLMFRHNVEDMRDMVEGDVRFTRPFGMEI
- the pheT gene encoding phenylalanine--tRNA ligase subunit beta, with translation MRVPLSWLREYVDLPATETGRDVQAKLVSAGLEVETVEHLGADLKGPLVVGQVLTIEELEGFKKPIRFCTVDVGRANGTGEPQEIVCGARNFQVGDKVVVVLPGATLPGGFSIAARKTYGKTSHGMICSGDELGMGDDGSHGIIVLPPETEVGKDAIELLELVDEVLDIAVTANRGDCLSIRGVAREAAIAYGLPLRDPALLDVPGPNAFGYPVQVSDPLGCDRFTARTVTGLSPEARSPLWLQRRLQKVGMRPISLAVDVTNYVMMELGQPLHAYDRSLVQGTIGVRRAAEGEQIVTLDGVERKLHAEDLVITDERGPIGLAGVMGGANTEIADHAETEGTTDVVIEAAHFDAVSIARTARRHKLSSEASRRFERGVDPQAAAAAAQRTVDLLVLLAGGTAEAGVTEVVAPSAPHTISVPADHPDKVAGVSYGRETVVRRLQEVGCDVYGQDELIVTVPSWRPDLQEINDLAEEVIRLEGYENLPSTLPRPPAGRGLTHRQRLHRRAGRALAGAGYVEAPNYPFVAEQVFDQLGLEADDPARRVVRLTNPLNDEEPALRTSLLPGLLGALRRNDGRGSHDLALFETGLVFLPRSEQRVAAVLPVDRRPTDAEIAELDAALPEQPRHVAVVLAGAREQAGWWGKGRPADWADAVEAGRLVAREAGAELVVRGGQYGPWHPGRCAEFVVVVDGAETVVGHAGELHPRVVKAFGLPARTSAMELDLDVLEAVGDDTPQAPAISTFPVATQDVALVVDKFVPHADVETALREGAGELLEGIRLFDVYENEEQLGDGKKSLAYALRFRAGDRTLTVDEASAARDAAVALAGERTGAVLRG
- a CDS encoding TrmH family RNA methyltransferase: MPPVTPELISPRSPRVSAARRLAKRNFRGKERLFLAEGPQAVREAAGHGLVELFATVEAAERYADIIGEARAVGARVHLAAEDVIADISTTVTPQGLVGICRFLDTPFEEILAARPRLVAVLANVRDPGNAGTVLRCADAAGAEAVVLTDASVDLYNPKAVRASVGSLFHLPVAVGVPVEEAVEGLRRAGVRILAADGAGTDDLDAELDQGTMGGPTAWVFGNEAWGLPEETRSLADAVVRVPIHGKAESLNLATAAAVCLYASARAQRAPGGCRSVTENQ